One window of the Clupea harengus chromosome 20, Ch_v2.0.2, whole genome shotgun sequence genome contains the following:
- the st3gal5 gene encoding lactosylceramide alpha-2,3-sialyltransferase codes for MLISRTLRFCCQRRFLLPLTVLALASPWLLKGVDFTTNPKTYEWPVDPKHQELVHTYVRSVLNRECRPAFARKGIEARIPTSTPVMEPFLWGDTPLTDTVFQYPPPFGFLDLQDKLKDILRLLPPSPTEEHLGKDCQRCVVVGNGGILRGLELGALIDQFDMVIRLNSGPVQDFSKDVGNHTTIRMSYPEGSPKVWEDLDPKLKYVAVIYKSVDFHWLNAMITKQKVSLWDWLFFWQKVPDDIPIKLSQFHVLNPEIIRETALDLLQYPKPKFRLWGWDQNVPTLGVSALNLASYLCDEVSLVGFGYNLSLREAPLHYYDSLPMSAMLTQEMHNVDQETALLQSLVAEGTISDLTGGILCSF; via the exons ATGTTGATATCAAGAACTCTTCGCTTTTGTTGTCAAAG GCGATTCCTTCTGCCTCTCACAGTCCTAGCACTGGCCTCCCCCTGGCTTCTGAAAGGGGTGGATTTCACCACCAACCCAAAGACTTATGAGTGGCCTGTGGATCCCAAGCACCAAGAG CTGGTGCATACCTATGTGCGAAGTGTCTTAAACAGAGAATGCAGACCTGCATTTGCCCGAAAAGGAATTGAGGCCCGGATTCCCACAAGCACCCCAGTAATGGAGCCCTTCCTGTGGGGAGACACTCCTTTAACTGATACAGTCTTCCAATATCCACCTCCCTTTGGATTCCTGGACCTGCAAGACAAACTCAAGGATATCCTGAGGCTTCTGCCACCTTCCCCCACCGAGGAACATCTTGGGAAAGATTGCCAGCGATGTGTGGTGGTTGGCAATGGAGGAATCTTACGTGGGCTTGAACTTGGAGCACTTATCGACCAGTTTGACATGGTTATTAG GCTGAACAGTGGTCCAGTGCAAGACTTCAGTAAAGATGTGGGGAACCACACCACCATTCGGATGAGCTACCCAGAGGGCAGTCCAAAGGTCTGGGAGGACCTGGACCCAAAGCTGAAATATGTGGCTGTGATCTATAAGTCTGTGGACTTCCATTGGCTCAATGCAATGATTACCAAACAAAAAGTG TCACTGTGGGACTGGCTGTTCTTCTGGCAGAAGGTGCCTGATGACATCCCTATAAAGTTGTCACAGTTTCACGTCCTGAACCCGGAGATCATCAGGGAGACGGCCTTAGATCTGTTGCAGTACCCAAAGCCAAAGTTCCGGCTCTGGGGCTGGGACCAG AATGTGCCAACGTTGGGTGTGTCCGCTCTCAACCTGGCCTCTTACTTGTGTGACGAGGTGAGCCTGGTTGGCTTTGGGTACAACCTCAGCCTGAGGGAGGCTCCGCTGCACTACTATGACAGTCTGCCCATGTCTGCCATGCTTACGCAGGAGATGCACAATGTGGACCAGGAAACGGCACTCCTCCAGAGCTTGGTGGCGGAGGGCACCATCTCGGACCTAACAGGGGGCATCCTGTGCAGCTTCTGA